The proteins below are encoded in one region of Clostridium pasteurianum DSM 525 = ATCC 6013:
- a CDS encoding MATE family efflux transporter, which produces MTRDITTGNPAKIIILFTIPLIIGNLFQQFYSIADTLIVGRILGINALAAVGCTASIMFLIIGFAQGLTAGFSIITAQRFGAKDEQGVRQSYVASIILSLLITVVLTIISVVLARPILNIMNTPKEIIKEAYDFIIIIYWGIITAMMFNLFSNVIRALGDSRTPLIILIITSILNIVLDFVLILHFSLGVSGAAFATTISQGVSAVLCIVYIAKKVPILKLHKEDWHITKEVLLEHLRIGLPMGFQASIIAIGAIIIQFALNDLGALPVAAYTAAQKIDAVAVQPMLCFGITMGTYVAQNYGANNIDRIRIGIRKCNMMSITISIIVGATNILAGSWLIKLFVGNGQNEVVSLAQTYLNVNGVTYFLLAMLFVYRYSLQGLGQSFVPTIAGIMELVMRMFAAIILSKNLEFFGVCLANPLAWIGSCVPLMIAYYVTMKKLNRISETVFVSEK; this is translated from the coding sequence ATGACAAGAGATATAACCACTGGGAATCCAGCTAAAATCATTATTCTTTTTACAATTCCATTGATTATTGGGAATCTTTTTCAACAGTTTTACAGTATAGCAGATACTTTGATTGTTGGACGTATACTTGGAATAAATGCTCTGGCAGCGGTAGGGTGTACGGCAAGTATTATGTTTCTAATTATAGGATTTGCTCAGGGACTTACTGCAGGATTTTCTATAATTACTGCTCAGCGTTTTGGAGCTAAGGATGAACAGGGAGTTAGGCAAAGTTATGTAGCAAGTATTATACTAAGCCTCTTAATCACAGTAGTGCTAACAATTATAAGTGTTGTATTAGCACGACCAATTTTAAATATAATGAATACCCCAAAAGAAATTATAAAAGAAGCCTATGATTTTATTATTATAATTTATTGGGGTATTATAACAGCTATGATGTTTAACTTATTTTCTAATGTTATAAGGGCATTAGGTGATAGCCGTACACCCTTAATAATTTTGATTATTACTTCTATTTTAAACATAGTATTAGACTTTGTATTAATTTTACATTTTTCTCTAGGGGTTTCTGGAGCAGCTTTTGCTACTACAATATCTCAGGGAGTATCCGCTGTATTATGTATCGTTTATATTGCTAAAAAGGTACCAATTTTAAAGCTGCATAAAGAGGATTGGCACATAACAAAAGAGGTGCTGTTAGAACATTTAAGAATAGGTCTTCCTATGGGATTTCAGGCTTCTATTATCGCTATAGGTGCTATTATTATTCAATTTGCTCTTAATGATTTAGGTGCTTTGCCTGTGGCTGCATATACAGCAGCACAAAAGATTGATGCTGTTGCCGTTCAGCCAATGTTATGTTTTGGAATTACTATGGGAACTTATGTAGCACAAAACTATGGAGCCAATAATATTGATAGAATTCGTATTGGTATAAGAAAATGCAATATGATGTCTATAACTATCAGTATTATTGTTGGAGCAACAAATATTTTAGCTGGATCATGGCTGATCAAGTTATTTGTAGGGAATGGTCAGAATGAAGTGGTTTCTCTTGCACAGACATATTTAAACGTCAATGGCGTCACTTATTTTCTGCTGGCAATGTTATTTGTTTATAGGTATAGTCTTCAAGGCTTAGGACAGAGTTTTGTACCAACAATAGCAGGCATTATGGAGCTTGTGATGAGAATGTTTGCTGCTATTATTTTATCAAAAAATTTAGAATTTTTTGGTGTTTGTCTTGCTAATCCACTGGCCTGGATTGGTTCTTGTGTACCTTTAATGATTGCTTACTATGTAACTATGAAAAAACTGAATAGAATTAGTGAGACTGTCTTTGTATCCGAGAAATAA
- a CDS encoding YdhK family protein, translating into MISLKKIIIVIMSLMMIAVVSACSSTKSSTNNSSGHGESMTSVEDLKKAENPKYPLGTNITITTDHMEGMKGAEGTVSGVYDTTVYAVDYTPSDGGKEVKDHKWVIKEELEDSENKTYVVGDEVTLKNGHMSSMGGKGVKAKIVQVVEGPVYMVDYKPTDGSKEVKNHQWVIESELEAAK; encoded by the coding sequence ATGATATCTTTGAAGAAAATAATAATAGTAATCATGTCACTAATGATGATTGCTGTAGTAAGTGCCTGCAGTTCAACTAAAAGTAGTACTAATAATTCTTCAGGACATGGAGAATCTATGACTTCTGTAGAGGATCTTAAAAAAGCCGAAAATCCTAAGTATCCTCTTGGAACAAATATAACTATAACTACTGATCATATGGAGGGAATGAAAGGAGCAGAGGGAACTGTTTCTGGTGTATATGATACAACAGTTTATGCTGTGGATTATACTCCTTCTGACGGTGGTAAAGAAGTAAAAGATCATAAATGGGTAATAAAAGAGGAATTAGAGGATAGTGAAAATAAAACTTATGTTGTAGGTGATGAAGTTACATTAAAAAATGGCCACATGAGCAGTATGGGAGGAAAAGGTGTAAAAGCGAAAATTGTTCAAGTAGTTGAAGGTCCAGTATATATGGTAGATTATAAACCTACAGATGGTAGTAAAGAGGTTAAAAATCATCAATGGGTAATTGAAAGTGAATTAGAAGCTGCTAAATAA
- a CDS encoding ExeA family protein, producing the protein MYKAFYGLTFDPFDKNLDLKYSFKSEDFSKAMNRLEFLKSVLGIGVITGEPGVGKSFLLRNFVDSLNPNLYKCVYIPISTLTVMDFYRALCDGLGIIHAQKKVTMFKQIQESIYTYSHSKNVIPVIIIDECQFLSNSILDDLRIIFNFHMDSKNYAMLILSGQPNFLLQLSRQVHEALRQRIIMNYCLKGLTHDECKPYITSMLKAAGCSEPIFTDDAFELIYSSTNGAIRPLNSLTRMCLISGANERLTSINSDTVYKSQSEIDLTI; encoded by the coding sequence ATGTATAAAGCTTTTTATGGCTTAACTTTTGATCCTTTTGATAAAAATCTTGACTTAAAATACAGTTTTAAATCTGAGGATTTCTCTAAAGCAATGAATAGATTAGAATTTTTAAAATCTGTTTTAGGGATTGGCGTTATTACTGGAGAGCCTGGAGTTGGTAAGTCTTTCTTGCTCCGCAATTTTGTAGATTCACTAAATCCAAATTTATATAAGTGCGTATACATTCCTATTTCCACTTTAACTGTTATGGACTTCTATAGAGCATTATGCGATGGTCTTGGAATAATTCATGCTCAGAAAAAAGTAACTATGTTTAAGCAAATACAAGAGTCTATATACACTTATAGCCACAGTAAAAATGTAATTCCAGTTATTATAATTGATGAATGTCAATTTTTAAGCAATTCCATTCTTGATGATTTAAGAATAATATTTAATTTTCATATGGACTCAAAGAATTATGCTATGTTAATTCTTTCAGGTCAACCTAATTTTTTACTTCAACTCAGCAGGCAGGTCCATGAAGCACTACGTCAACGAATCATAATGAATTATTGCTTAAAAGGGCTAACGCATGATGAATGTAAGCCCTACATAACTTCTATGCTAAAAGCCGCAGGCTGTTCAGAACCAATTTTTACTGATGATGCTTTTGAACTCATTTATTCAAGCACTAATGGAGCTATAAGACCACTAAATTCTCTAACGAGAATGTGCCTTATCTCTGGTGCTAATGAAAGACTTACTTCTATTAATTCAGATACAGTTTATAAATCTCAGAGTGAAATTGATCTTACAATTTAA
- a CDS encoding APC family permease has translation MLNKFLDLLIGKPLANEQRGNEKYNVPFGLAVMASDAVSSVAYAAEEILGVLIVAIGLASYQWLGWISLMIIGLLFILTISYLQIIKAYPHGGGAYVVAKENLGIKPGLVAAASLLIDYVLTVAVSASAGMAAIVSAFPSLQSHEVELVVILIIVLTILNLRGVGESSKIFSIPTYLFIISMLFMIVYGLIRYSLYGAPTPMLNVQVKAMGDISLYLVLKAFSSGCSALTGLEAVSNSVPNFKEPSQKNATLVMILLTALIFLIFGGTSILARFYHAYPVSTGSPTVVSQIAFGVFGRTFMFYVVQITTAIILLMACNTAFTGFPMLMYVIAKNRFAPRQFTVRGKRLSFSNGIIALSFVACILVVIFNANTHHLVPLYAVGVFLSFTLAQTGMVIHWKNKKERGWKKRAAINGFGAFVSVITAMIIIYEKFTQGAWIVIVIIPILVFIMLAIGKHYKSVADHLSTSCDELGSADIGKEYNHIVVVPLQSLNKATLNALQYARSLTPNVIALSIYTNEDELKALQNKWKQLDTDILLVTRYSPYRAILTPLLKYIDLIAKSAGEDEKITLLLSQFIVKEWWGGLLHNHTSFLLRETILHNENIVVSTCPYHFHDKYDEDYKDKN, from the coding sequence ATGTTAAATAAATTTTTGGATTTATTAATCGGTAAGCCCTTGGCCAATGAACAGCGTGGTAATGAAAAATACAATGTGCCCTTTGGACTTGCAGTAATGGCCAGCGATGCAGTCTCCTCTGTGGCTTATGCAGCAGAAGAAATTTTAGGAGTACTAATAGTAGCAATAGGTTTGGCATCCTATCAATGGCTGGGATGGATTTCTCTTATGATTATAGGATTGCTTTTTATACTTACAATTTCGTATCTGCAAATTATAAAAGCTTATCCTCATGGTGGAGGAGCCTATGTAGTGGCAAAGGAAAATCTTGGAATCAAACCGGGACTAGTAGCAGCAGCTTCACTGCTTATTGACTATGTACTTACAGTGGCTGTTAGTGCCAGTGCAGGAATGGCAGCTATAGTATCTGCATTTCCAAGTCTTCAGAGTCATGAAGTAGAGCTGGTAGTGATTCTTATTATAGTACTTACTATACTTAATTTAAGGGGAGTTGGTGAATCATCTAAAATATTCAGTATACCTACTTATTTATTCATAATTAGTATGCTGTTTATGATCGTATATGGATTAATAAGATATTCCCTGTATGGAGCACCAACTCCTATGTTAAATGTACAAGTAAAGGCAATGGGTGATATAAGTTTATATCTTGTTTTAAAGGCATTTTCATCAGGATGTTCAGCTTTAACAGGTCTTGAAGCTGTAAGTAATTCTGTGCCAAACTTTAAAGAGCCAAGTCAAAAAAATGCAACATTGGTTATGATTTTATTGACAGCTTTAATTTTTCTTATATTTGGTGGTACTTCAATATTAGCAAGATTTTATCATGCTTATCCAGTTTCAACTGGTAGTCCAACAGTAGTATCACAAATTGCATTTGGTGTTTTTGGTAGAACATTTATGTTTTATGTGGTTCAAATTACTACAGCGATTATACTCTTAATGGCTTGCAATACAGCATTTACAGGATTCCCAATGCTCATGTATGTAATTGCAAAGAATCGTTTTGCACCAAGACAATTTACGGTAAGGGGTAAAAGACTAAGCTTTTCAAATGGTATAATAGCTTTATCTTTTGTTGCCTGTATACTGGTTGTTATTTTTAATGCAAATACTCATCACTTAGTACCTTTGTATGCCGTAGGAGTTTTTCTATCCTTTACATTAGCACAGACTGGAATGGTAATACATTGGAAAAACAAAAAAGAAAGAGGTTGGAAAAAACGTGCAGCTATTAATGGATTCGGAGCTTTTGTTTCTGTAATAACTGCAATGATAATAATATATGAAAAGTTTACTCAAGGTGCATGGATAGTTATTGTAATTATACCTATTCTTGTATTTATAATGCTTGCAATAGGAAAACATTATAAAAGCGTAGCAGATCATTTAAGTACATCTTGTGATGAATTGGGCAGTGCTGATATAGGTAAGGAATATAACCATATTGTTGTAGTACCATTACAAAGTCTGAATAAAGCTACACTAAATGCTCTTCAATATGCAAGAAGTCTTACTCCTAATGTAATAGCACTGAGTATTTATACTAATGAAGATGAATTAAAAGCATTACAGAATAAATGGAAACAACTTGATACGGATATACTCTTAGTTACTAGATATTCTCCTTACAGGGCTATACTTACTCCGTTGCTTAAATATATTGATCTTATAGCAAAGTCAGCAGGAGAAGATGAGAAAATTACGTTATTGTTATCTCAATTTATAGTTAAAGAGTGGTGGGGAGGATTACTTCACAACCATACAAGTTTCCTGCTTAGAGAGACAATTCTCCACAATGAAAATATTGTAGTATCAACCTGTCCATATCATTTTCATGATAAGTATGATGAAGATTATAAGGACAAGAATTAA
- a CDS encoding ABC transporter ATP-binding protein, whose product MLKLFKHLKPFAVSVIVVILLFFIQSLAELYLPTLMSDIVNEGIVKNDTNYIIHIGRIMILVALGDAVCVVVANFIGSKVAVALGRNLRDILFKKAEKFSLHEFDKVGTASMITRTTNDIVQVQQVLVMIMRMMISAPLMCIGGIIMAIHKDAELSIIFAVVIPLLLIFIGVFLLKGLPYFRVMQEKLDKLNLVAREGLTGIRVIRAFNRINSEKKKFKKANMEIRDVGLKVNRLMAGMMPVMMFSLSATQIAVVWFGGLRIDSGHMQVGDMMAFIQYAMQIMFSFLMMAIMFVMIPRAQASAVRINEVLGMEPEIVDKENVSNVQGDKRGYIEFKDVTFNYFGAEQPAISNISFSAKPGEITAIIGGTGSGKSTLVNLIPRFYDVTEGSILVDGVDVRDMSQETLRSKIGFVPQKAVLFTGSINDNIRYGKDDATEEEISKAADIAQATEFISNMKDGFNSVISQGGNNVSGGQKQRLSIARALVRRPEIYVFDDSFSALDFKTDARLRAALKNETKESTVIIIAQRVSTVMDADRIIVLDEGKISGIGNHKELLNTCDVYREIVYSQLSEEELA is encoded by the coding sequence ATGCTAAAACTATTTAAACACCTAAAGCCCTTTGCTGTATCAGTGATTGTAGTAATATTACTATTTTTCATTCAGTCTCTGGCAGAATTATATTTACCAACTCTGATGTCTGATATAGTTAATGAGGGTATAGTAAAAAATGACACAAATTATATTATTCATATAGGCAGGATTATGATATTAGTAGCATTAGGAGATGCAGTCTGTGTTGTTGTAGCTAACTTTATAGGGTCGAAAGTTGCAGTAGCTTTGGGAAGAAATCTTAGAGATATATTGTTTAAAAAAGCAGAAAAATTTTCTCTTCATGAATTTGATAAGGTTGGAACAGCTTCCATGATAACTAGAACTACTAATGATATTGTTCAGGTTCAACAAGTACTTGTAATGATAATGCGTATGATGATTAGTGCACCACTTATGTGTATAGGTGGAATTATCATGGCCATTCATAAGGATGCAGAACTTTCTATTATATTTGCAGTGGTAATACCACTTCTGCTGATTTTTATAGGTGTATTTTTACTTAAAGGATTACCTTATTTTAGAGTTATGCAGGAAAAACTTGATAAATTAAATCTTGTTGCCAGAGAAGGATTAACTGGAATAAGAGTAATTCGTGCTTTCAACAGAATAAATAGCGAAAAGAAAAAGTTTAAAAAGGCCAATATGGAAATAAGAGACGTTGGACTTAAAGTTAATAGGCTAATGGCAGGAATGATGCCGGTTATGATGTTCTCTCTAAGTGCTACACAAATTGCAGTAGTATGGTTTGGTGGACTTAGAATTGACAGTGGACACATGCAGGTGGGAGATATGATGGCATTTATACAATATGCTATGCAGATAATGTTTTCCTTCCTTATGATGGCAATAATGTTTGTTATGATTCCACGTGCACAGGCTTCTGCTGTAAGAATAAATGAAGTTCTTGGAATGGAACCAGAAATTGTGGACAAAGAAAATGTAAGTAATGTTCAGGGGGATAAGAGAGGATATATAGAATTTAAAGATGTAACCTTTAATTATTTTGGTGCAGAGCAGCCAGCTATAAGTAATATATCCTTTAGTGCAAAACCTGGAGAAATTACTGCAATTATAGGGGGAACTGGTTCTGGTAAATCTACTTTGGTGAATCTTATACCTCGTTTTTATGATGTTACAGAGGGAAGCATACTAGTAGATGGAGTAGATGTTAGAGATATGTCTCAGGAAACTTTGAGGTCAAAAATAGGCTTTGTACCTCAAAAGGCTGTATTATTTACAGGCAGCATAAATGATAATATAAGATATGGTAAAGATGATGCTACAGAAGAGGAAATTTCAAAGGCAGCGGATATTGCCCAGGCAACAGAATTTATATCAAATATGAAGGATGGATTTAATTCTGTTATATCTCAAGGTGGAAATAATGTGTCAGGGGGTCAAAAGCAGCGTCTTTCTATTGCCAGAGCACTAGTGAGAAGACCGGAAATATATGTATTTGATGATAGTTTTTCAGCACTGGACTTTAAGACTGATGCAAGACTTAGAGCAGCTCTTAAAAATGAAACCAAAGAATCTACAGTTATTATTATAGCTCAAAGAGTTAGCACAGTAATGGATGCAGATAGAATTATAGTTTTAGATGAAGGAAAGATTAGCGGCATTGGCAATCATAAAGAACTTCTAAATACCTGTGATGTATACCGTGAAATTGTGTATTCACAGTTGTCAGAGGAGGAATTAGCATGA
- a CDS encoding GNAT family N-acetyltransferase yields the protein MIIRKATEADTESLVKLRIRQLIDEGYSLKNENKEMIFNEIKSYFQQNIKTDRYISWIAIAEEKIVATSGLCFFRLPPSFGNPSGKIAYLTSIYTVPAYRKRGLATNLIQRMIVISKEQGYTVIRLHASEAGKSLYVKLGFRDIENDMILKI from the coding sequence ATGATTATAAGGAAAGCAACAGAGGCTGATACAGAATCTCTTGTGAAATTAAGAATTAGACAACTTATTGATGAGGGATATTCTCTCAAAAATGAAAATAAGGAAATGATTTTTAATGAGATAAAAAGTTATTTTCAACAAAATATCAAAACAGATCGTTATATTTCTTGGATAGCAATTGCCGAAGAAAAAATAGTTGCCACAAGTGGATTATGCTTTTTCCGATTACCTCCTTCCTTCGGTAATCCATCAGGAAAAATTGCTTACCTTACGTCTATATATACTGTGCCAGCTTATCGAAAAAGAGGGTTGGCAACAAATCTCATTCAGAGGATGATAGTAATATCAAAGGAACAGGGATATACAGTTATTAGACTTCATGCCTCTGAAGCAGGAAAATCATTATATGTAAAGCTTGGATTTAGAGACATAGAAAATGATATGATTTTAAAAATTTAA
- a CDS encoding FMN-binding protein, protein MKRLKFKSYFYAIVISLVIVLLLLGSKFIKSQGKIALRSNSTIIFKGEEAKSNSSINSQKLKAESIKNLYKDGRYTGTSAGYKDNFILDVTVKDNKVTDINIISYEDGIEYVKQAAIPISDKIISAQSTDVDTVSGATTTSNGVKAAVKNALLKATYKDGTYNGKGIEYTTNKFVNVNVIIKKGKIDKLDLISQDEIPEFDKAWTNVTNKIIKSQSTMVDAVTGATYASNGIINAVYNGISKAETLGAVSTYPSKDQIIPPFKDGKYVGKDKEGNPVVEVTVKNNKIEKLDLKINDENSEYLKKAGNSIADEIVKKQLAEVDAVSGATKSSNELIIAVKDALRNAKDW, encoded by the coding sequence TTGAAAAGATTAAAATTTAAAAGTTATTTTTATGCTATAGTTATTTCTTTAGTAATTGTACTTTTATTACTTGGAAGTAAGTTTATAAAATCCCAGGGTAAAATAGCTCTTAGATCAAATAGTACAATTATATTTAAAGGTGAAGAAGCAAAATCAAATAGCAGCATTAATTCTCAAAAACTAAAAGCTGAGTCTATAAAAAATCTATATAAAGATGGAAGATACACAGGTACATCAGCGGGTTATAAAGATAATTTTATTCTAGATGTAACAGTTAAAGATAATAAGGTTACTGACATAAATATTATAAGTTACGAAGATGGAATAGAATATGTAAAACAAGCTGCTATACCAATAAGTGACAAAATAATATCAGCCCAGAGTACTGATGTAGATACAGTATCTGGTGCTACTACTACAAGTAATGGAGTTAAAGCAGCAGTTAAGAATGCACTGCTAAAGGCAACTTATAAAGATGGAACTTATAATGGTAAAGGAATTGAATATACCACAAATAAATTTGTAAATGTCAATGTAATAATTAAAAAAGGAAAAATAGATAAATTAGATTTAATATCTCAGGATGAAATACCTGAATTTGATAAAGCATGGACAAATGTTACCAATAAAATAATTAAAAGTCAATCTACAATGGTAGATGCAGTAACTGGGGCAACCTATGCAAGTAATGGAATAATTAATGCAGTGTACAATGGTATATCAAAGGCAGAAACCTTGGGGGCTGTGAGTACATATCCATCAAAAGATCAGATTATACCTCCTTTTAAGGACGGAAAATATGTGGGGAAAGATAAGGAAGGGAATCCCGTAGTTGAAGTAACTGTAAAGAATAATAAAATAGAAAAGCTTGATTTAAAAATTAATGATGAAAATTCAGAATATCTAAAAAAGGCAGGTAACAGTATAGCAGATGAAATTGTAAAAAAACAATTGGCAGAAGTAGATGCAGTATCAGGAGCAACCAAGTCCAGTAATGAATTGATAATTGCAGTTAAGGATGCATTGAGGAATGCAAAGGATTGGTAG
- a CDS encoding ABC transporter ATP-binding protein, translating to MSENRKKADDGTAKGGPMAGFGAPVQKAKDVKGTFKRLLTYFKPHTVKFIIVFVFAILSTIFNIVSPKILGNATTKLFEGIYGKLALAKLTAQQAGLEKLAGNQATATPEVLKGLAAVKAGIAEVIEKTGGKIDFPYIEKIILLLIGLYVISSLFSFVQQYIMAGIGQNVVYKMRQDLSDKLNKLPIKFYDSRTNGEILSRVTNDMDNISTTLQQSLTQLITSVVTIIGVLIMMLTISPVLTLVAVVTLPLCGIATSGLAKKSQQYFAGQQKEIGELNGHVEEMYTGHKIVKAFGKEKDSIEKFDKINKRLYDVGWKAQFISGVVMPIMNFINNVGYVVVCVVGGIYVAKKKIEIGDIQAFIQYTRQFTMPIVQTANIVNIVQSTIASAERVFELLDEVDEVAEAAEPKVIEMPKGEVRFEHVDFGYKEGVTLIEDMNVTAKPGQTVAIVGPTGAGKTTLVNLLMRFYEINAGKITIDGVDTRDMTRENLRGMFGMVLQDTWLFNGTIRDNIAYGKEGCTEEEVIQASKAANADHFIRTLPEGYDTVLNEEGTNISQGQKQLLTIARAILADPRILILDEATSSVDTRTEVHIQKAMENLMKGRTSFVIAHRLSTIRDADLILVMNNGSIIEQGNHEELIAKNGFYADLYNSQFSDNDSEVV from the coding sequence ATGAGTGAAAATAGAAAAAAAGCAGATGATGGGACAGCAAAGGGAGGCCCTATGGCTGGATTTGGAGCTCCAGTTCAAAAAGCAAAAGATGTTAAAGGAACTTTCAAAAGACTTTTAACATATTTTAAACCTCATACTGTAAAATTTATAATAGTATTTGTATTTGCCATATTAAGTACTATTTTTAACATAGTAAGTCCTAAAATATTGGGAAATGCAACTACAAAATTATTTGAAGGTATCTATGGTAAATTAGCTTTGGCAAAATTAACAGCTCAACAGGCGGGCCTTGAAAAGCTGGCGGGTAATCAGGCTACTGCCACTCCAGAGGTTTTAAAGGGTCTTGCAGCGGTTAAAGCTGGAATAGCTGAAGTTATAGAAAAAACTGGAGGAAAAATAGATTTTCCTTACATTGAGAAAATAATATTATTACTTATAGGATTATATGTTATAAGTTCTCTATTTTCCTTTGTTCAGCAATATATTATGGCAGGTATAGGTCAAAATGTTGTATACAAAATGCGTCAGGATTTAAGTGATAAGCTCAATAAGCTGCCAATTAAATTTTATGATTCACGTACTAATGGAGAAATATTAAGCCGTGTAACCAATGATATGGATAATATATCTACAACTCTTCAGCAGAGTTTAACTCAGCTTATTACCTCTGTTGTTACTATTATTGGTGTATTAATAATGATGCTTACCATTAGTCCTGTGCTTACTCTTGTAGCTGTTGTGACATTGCCGCTATGTGGTATTGCGACCAGTGGACTTGCAAAAAAATCTCAGCAGTATTTTGCAGGACAGCAGAAAGAAATTGGTGAATTAAATGGACATGTAGAAGAGATGTATACCGGACATAAAATCGTTAAAGCTTTTGGAAAAGAAAAAGACTCTATAGAAAAATTTGATAAAATAAATAAAAGATTATATGACGTAGGCTGGAAGGCACAGTTTATATCTGGTGTAGTAATGCCTATAATGAATTTTATAAATAATGTAGGATATGTAGTAGTCTGTGTTGTAGGTGGTATATATGTAGCCAAAAAGAAAATTGAAATTGGAGATATTCAGGCTTTCATACAATATACAAGACAGTTTACAATGCCAATAGTCCAAACTGCCAATATAGTAAATATAGTACAATCAACTATTGCATCAGCAGAACGTGTATTTGAATTATTAGATGAGGTAGATGAAGTGGCTGAAGCAGCAGAGCCTAAGGTTATAGAAATGCCTAAGGGTGAAGTTAGATTTGAACATGTAGACTTTGGTTATAAAGAAGGTGTTACCCTTATAGAGGATATGAATGTTACAGCAAAACCAGGGCAGACAGTGGCTATAGTTGGACCAACTGGAGCGGGTAAAACCACTCTTGTAAATCTCCTTATGCGTTTTTATGAAATAAATGCTGGAAAGATAACTATTGATGGGGTAGATACTAGGGATATGACCCGGGAAAATTTACGTGGAATGTTTGGAATGGTACTTCAAGATACTTGGCTATTCAATGGGACTATAAGAGACAATATTGCCTATGGTAAGGAAGGATGCACAGAGGAAGAAGTTATTCAGGCATCGAAAGCAGCTAATGCGGATCACTTTATAAGAACTCTTCCAGAAGGTTATGATACAGTACTAAATGAAGAGGGAACTAATATATCTCAAGGACAGAAACAGCTTTTAACCATAGCAAGAGCTATACTTGCTGATCCAAGAATTCTTATTTTAGATGAAGCTACAAGTAGTGTTGATACGAGAACAGAAGTGCATATACAAAAAGCTATGGAAAATCTTATGAAGGGCAGAACAAGTTTTGTTATTGCCCATAGATTATCTACAATACGTGATGCAGATTTGATACTTGTTATGAATAATGGAAGTATTATAGAGCAGGGAAATCATGAAGAACTTATTGCTAAAAATGGTTTCTATGCAGATCTTTATAATAGTCAATTTAGTGACAATGATTCAGAGGTAGTTTAA
- a CDS encoding GNAT family N-acetyltransferase, producing the protein MDITLTKANLKDAENIHKMQVKAFIPLLKKYQDFETNPANESIDKIIERLNQPYTDYYYINLADKIVGAIRIVSLKDNVYRVSPIFVLPEYQNKGIAQKTLKTIEFIYKNASRWKLETILQEKSNCYLYEKLGYKKIGKTQLVNDKLTLVFYEK; encoded by the coding sequence ATGGATATTACACTTACAAAGGCAAATTTAAAGGATGCTGAAAATATACACAAAATGCAAGTGAAAGCATTTATTCCATTATTAAAAAAATATCAAGACTTTGAAACTAATCCTGCCAATGAAAGTATTGATAAAATAATAGAAAGGCTAAATCAACCTTATACAGATTACTATTATATAAATTTAGCAGATAAGATTGTTGGAGCCATTAGAATTGTCTCATTGAAAGATAATGTCTATAGAGTTAGTCCAATATTTGTGTTGCCAGAATATCAAAATAAAGGAATAGCACAGAAGACCTTAAAAACTATTGAATTTATCTATAAAAACGCAAGCAGATGGAAACTTGAAACTATTTTACAAGAAAAAAGTAATTGTTATTTATATGAAAAATTAGGCTATAAAAAAATTGGAAAAACACAATTAGTAAATGATAAATTAACTTTAGTGTTTTATGAAAAGTGA
- a CDS encoding MerR family transcriptional regulator: protein MNYSISEAAKKFDLETHTLRYYEKEGIISPHKTERGIRYFTDSDLEELGMVCCLRSTGMPIKDIKKYFDLCSKGDTTLENRMKIFTSHREHILQEIEELQKHLLKIEEKIKWYSGYIKCKEYKAYSNK from the coding sequence ATGAATTACAGTATTTCAGAAGCCGCTAAAAAATTTGATTTAGAAACACATACACTTCGTTATTATGAAAAAGAAGGTATTATATCTCCACATAAAACAGAACGTGGAATTCGTTACTTTACAGACTCGGATTTAGAAGAACTTGGAATGGTATGTTGTCTAAGAAGTACTGGTATGCCTATAAAAGACATAAAAAAATACTTTGATCTCTGTTCAAAAGGAGATACAACATTAGAAAATCGTATGAAAATATTTACTTCTCATAGAGAACATATTCTGCAGGAAATTGAAGAACTTCAAAAACACCTTTTAAAAATTGAGGAAAAAATAAAGTGGTATAGCGGATATATAAAATGCAAAGAATATAAGGCATATTCAAATAAATAA